TGGTTAATTTCAGATTACACCAGTCTTTTCTGCCAGACTTTCTGCTGCTTCCTCAGTAAGTCCTCGATCTCCTAAAATAGTGTATCTCTCTTTACGAATAGTATGTGCAATTCTAAGAGCTTCGATAATATATTCTGGTTCAATGCCCATCTCCCTAGCAGTAGTAGGTGCTTTTATTAATTTGAGTGTATCTCTGATAAATTTCCAATCTCCCCCATGTAGATACATCATCATTATGGTACCTACACCACATTGTTCACCATGAAGGGCAGGTTTAGGTGCTACTATATCCAGTGCATGACTGAACTTGTGTTCTGATCCACTTGCTGGTCTGCTAGTGTTTGCAATACTGATAGCTATTCCGCTACTTATCAAAGCCTTTACAACCAGGCCTGCACTTTCTGTTAAACCCTCTTTTATAGCATCTGCAGATTTTATGGTCATTTTGGCCGTCATCATAGATAATGCAGCTGCAGAATCACTATAATCTTCATTTAGAAGCCTGTGTGCTAGTTTCCAGTCAAGTATTGCTGTGTAGTTTGATACAATATCACCACATCCTGCAGCGAGTAACCTGAAAGGTGCCTTGCTTATGATTTTGGTGTCTGCAATTACCCCTATAGGAGGTTCTGCCTTTAAAGATACAGTACCTACTTCATTTTTAATTGAAGCCCTTGGAGATGCTATTCCATCGTGTGAAGCAGCTGTAGGAACACTTATGAAATTATTTGCAGATCTTGTGGAAGCTAATTTTGCAACGTCAATAACCTTTCCACCACCAACACCCAGAACAAGGGAACAGCCATCAATTTTATTTTGAACCTCCAAAACAGATTCCTTTGAAGGACTATCTATGGTAATGTTGTGAACATCATAACCCTCACATTCAAGACTGTCAATTACAGCTTCTCCAGCTATTTTAAGTGTATTAGGACCTGTGACAACAAGTACCCTACCTTCAAGTCTCAAATTTTTGCATATGGTCCCAGTTTCTTCAATTACACCAGCACCTGTATGAATTTCCCTTGGCAGCTGAATCTTTCTAACATCCATATTATCGATTACTCCCTTACTCGTTTCTATCTAGTTCCAGCATTTATAAAATAATTTTGATAATCTATTATGTTAATCCATTAGATCTGTTATTGTATAGTGTAACATTAAATAAATGCAAATTATAAGTATTCATGTAAGATATTAATTTTTTAATATTAAAATCCTTGTAAAATGATAGACTCAATTATATTAAAAAAATTGTAATTTACATTAAAGATATTAAAAGCTTAAAAACATCAAAGTTACAGTAAATATATCATGTAAGAATAAATGTTATAGAATTTAGATTTTATTAAAAAAAATAAATCCGTATAGAAGTTGATAATTATTACATGGGTTTAAAAAAATTATTTAAACATGCTGAAAGGATTAATAAATGTTTAATTTAATGATATATACAGATTATTTGATTTATAAATATTAACTGGTGAATAAATGTCAGAATTCAGCGAATGGTTCCACAATATCCTTGAAGAAGCAGAGATAATCGATACTAGATACCCAGTAAAGGGAATGCATGTTTGGCTTCCCCAGGGATTTAAAATTAGAAAACACACTCTCAATATATTAAAAGAAATTTTAGACAAAGACCATGAGGAAGTACTCTTCCCACTTTTAATACCTGAAGATGAACTTGCAAAAGAAGCAATACATGTTAAGGGATTCGAAGAAGAAGTTTACTGGGTAACACATGGTGGATTAACAGAACTTAACGAAAAACTTGCATTAAGACCTACAAGTGAAACTGCAATGTATCCAATGTTTTCATTATGGGTTAGAAATCATTCTGATCTTCCAATGAAGTATTATCAGGTTGTTAACACTTTTAGATATGAAACCAAACACACAAGACCACTTATAAGAGTCAGAGAGATAACAACTTTTAAAGAAGCCCACACAGTCCATGCAACAGCAGAAGAAACTGAAAATCAGGTTCAAGATGCAGTAAAGATCTATAAACAATTCTTTGACAAACTTGGAATACCATACACAGTAAGTAAACGTCCAGAATGGGATAAATTCCCTGGAGCAGAATATACAGTTGCATTTGACACCATAATGCCCGATGGTAAAACACTTCAAATAGGTACTGTACATAATCTGGGACAGACCTTTGCTAAGACATTTGACATAACCTATGAAACAGCTACAGGAGAACATGAATATGTTTATCAGACATGTTATGGACTGTCAGATAGGATTATTGCATCAGTTATTGGGGTACACGGTGATAAAGCAGGACTTTCCCTACCTCCAGATATTGCTCCATATCAAGTAGTTATTGTTCCAATTATCTTTAAAAAAGGTGGAAAAGAAGTAATTGAATTCTGTAAGAATCTTGAGGAAAAATTGAAACTTGAAGCTAATTTAAGGGTTTACTTTGATGATAGGGATATAAGGGCCGGTAAAAAATATTATGAATGGGAAATGAGAGGAATACCTCTCAGAATAGAGGTAGGACCTAGGGATCTTCAAAACAAGAAAGTAGTAACCTTTAGAAGAGATACTCAAGAAAAGGAGATCATTGATTACGACCCATCTAAAATTTCCGAGACCATAAACGAAATTATGGATGATGTAAGTCTTAAAATGAAGGACAATTCATGGGAAAAATTGGAAAACAACATCAGGAGTGTTGACTCCATTGAGGAAGCAGAAGATATTATGTCCAAATATGGTGGTATTGTTACGTTTGACTGGTGTGGAGACAGGGAATGTGGTAAAGATATAGAAGAAAAGGTTAAGGTAGATATCCTTGGTGTTCAATTATCTGAAAAAGATAATTCAATGTGCATAAATTGTGATAAACCTTCCAAACACATTACATTACTGGCAAAAACATACTAGGGGGTTTATGAAATGAATATGAGACTGGTATTTTTAATATTTTTGATTGTTGTATTTGCTGCAGGATTTGGATTTATTAGCTATTCCCAGTCTACAGGAATATCTCTTAATGAGGCATATGGCACAGGAAATATTGTGATTACACAGAATACTAGTGCTGGGACTGTACCTCATCAAGTTAATATTGTTAATAATGGAAATGATCCTGTCAAGGTAGAGGTTGGGGATGTTTTAACTGCCCAATCTTCTCAGGATCTTGTTATTGCAGAGAATAAAACAATAAAGAAAAATACCACCGATACTATATCTGCTTACTGTCTTGACCCTTCACAAAGGGCCATACCTGGTATTAAACTCAAAGTAAATGGAACTTCCACAAATGCGGTTAAACAAGTAATAATGGGTTCAAATATTAATGACCTTAATAATGCAACAAATGCACAGGTACAGATATGGATACTCACATCCGGTGTTGACTTCAACATATACAGCGGAGAACCAGTTGCAGTGGTTGAAACACAGAAGATAAACTACACCAAACTAAGACAAATAGTTTCAGATGCAAAAACAGCTATATCAACAAGATTTAATGTAAATGTGGATAATATTGATAAGTTAAACCAAAATGGAACATCAAACTCAACGGGTATTGTTGGTGGATTTATAAACTGGATAAAATCAACAACAGGAATTTAATCTAGAATTATTTAAAAAATGCAATAAATTATACATCAAATCAAGTGAAATCAACAATATTTCCATGACTAACAGGTTGAAACCATGAAGAAGACAACTGCAATTATCCCTGTATCTAGATTCACACATGCAAAAACTAGACTTTCACCAACTTTAACAGCTTTAGAACGGGAAAATCTTTTAAAATCAATGCTAATGGACGTTATAGGGGTTTTAAAAGAAAGGATTGATAATGTAGTTGTGATAAGTTCGGATGAAGATGTTCTTAACTATGTAAAGGGTATGGGTGTTATTTCCCTGATTGAGAAGGGTGAAACTGATCTAAACGGTGCCCTTATGCAGGCAGTTGAATATTGTTCTGAATTTTCTGATCAGGTTTTAGTGGTACCTTCAGATGTTCCTCTAATGAAATCTGAACATGTTGATAATATAATTAAAATGGGCGAAAAATATGAACTTGTAATTGCGCCTGCTAAAGGTGGAGGGACCAATGCATTACTTTGCCCTGTAAAGGGTATGGAAATGAAATTTGGAAAGTGCAGTTTCTTTGAACATATAAAAAAAGCAGAAGCAAAAAACTGGCCCTATGCAATATATGATTCATTTTATATGTCCCTAGATGTTAACACAGCAGAAGATCTAGGTGAAATAATGCTCCATGGAATAGATACAGAAACCAGGAAATTTTTAAAATCGTCAGGGCTTGAAGTTAGAGCAAACCATGGGAAAGAACGGCTTCATATTAAAAGGGGTACAGAAAAATGATTGCAATGTCCATAGCTGGCTATGATCCATCGGGTGGAGCTGGTATATTAAATGACATTAAAACATTTCATGCACTTGGAGTTTATGGCACTGCAGTAATAACAGTTCTTACAGCACAAAACCCTAGAAGAGTAGTGGGGATAGAATCTGTTTCAACAGATTTTATTGAAAAACAGCTGGAAACTATTCTGGAAGATTATCCAGTTAAATATGCTAAAACTGGTATGCTCTACTCCAAAGAAATTATCAAACTGGTATCAGATAAGGTTGTTGAACACGATCTAAATTTAGTTGTTGATCCTGTGATGATTGCTGGATGTGGAGCGCTACTTTCAAGGGGAGATTTTGCAGATTCAATAAAAAAATATCTGCTTCCAAACACAATTCTTACAACACCAAATATTCAGGAAGCAGAAGAATTATCAGGAATAAATATTCACTCCATTGAAGATGCTGTTAAAGCTGCAGAGGAAATAGGTAAAATATGCGATGTTATCATTACTGGAGGACATCTCAATGGTTGTAATGTATTTTTCAATGGTTCAATTAAGGTTATTGAAGGAGAAATAATTGAGAGTAAAAATACACATGGAACAGGTTGTAGCTATTCTGCAGCAGTTACAGCCTCACTTGCAAAGGGTTGTGACATATTACAATCCATTGAAATTGCAGGTGAATTTGTTAAAAATAGTGTTATTAAAGGTGAATGGGGAACACTAAATCAGTTGTATAAATTCAAATCTTTATGAAGCAATATTATAATGGAATACCCATTGATAATTATATAGGTCTGAGGTGGTAGAGTGGTTACAAATGAAGAGATAAAACAAATGCTTGATGCTAAAAGAAAAGGAATTGACATAAAAAAAGATAAAATTAAATCTGAGAATTATAAAATTTGTCCTCACTGCAAAACCAAAAATCCAGAAAAAGCATTGTTCTGTGTACACTGTGGAAGAAAGCTGGATAAAAATTTAGATATTCAATGCCCATCATGCGGTATTAAAAATGCCAAAACAGCCAAATTCTGCGTAGGATGTGGGGAAACATTAAAAGAAGAGGAAAAAGAAATATCAGAAACCACAGTCATTAAAGATGACGAAATGAAAGAAAAATCTTCACCTATTGAAGATTCAAAATCATCAGCCAAAAATATTATCAATAAACCTGAATCAGATGAACTGGAAAAACCAATAAAAGCAGGTGTACCTTCTAGTGTTCCAGAACACAATATTATATCAAAAACAGGTTTGAAGAAAACATGTCCTTCTTGCAATGGTAAAAACCTGAAAAATGCCAAGTTCTGTGTTGTATGTGGAAAAAAATTTGATGAAGAAGAAACTGAATCCCCTGTAGTGGAAAATGAAACCGTTAAAGAGCTACCCTCTCTAACTGACAATGTAAATGACTCAGAACAGGAAATAAATGAAAAATCTTCGACCCAAACACCCTCTTCAGAGATTAAGGTTCCAGAAAATATAATCCGACTCAAAAACACTCGAAAAACCGAAGAAATTGATAATGAAAAAAATACCAATAATATTCCAGATGAAATTGAGTCTAAAAAATCAGAGCAAAATACAGATATAGTAGATCCAGTTGAAAGAATAAAAAAAGCCAAAGAACTGCTGGATATAGGTGCAATTACATCTGAAGAATTCGAGAACATCAAGAAAAAGTACATAGAACTCATATAATACTAAATCTTATATTTTTGGAAAATTAAAGATTATATTTGTATATAAAGGATATTTGGATAAAGAAGGGTAATTTAAGGGGTTTATATAGTGTAAACCTCTTTTGATGAAAGAACAGTAATACCTCCATTTTCCAATGCTTTTATACCATCGTCAATATTTTCTGTTCGGATTACCACAATTGCATTATCTCTTTTTTTCTCAACAAATGCATATAAATATTCAATATTAATATTTGACTTGTTTAATGCTTCAAGTATACTTTCAAGTCCACCTGGTTCATCTGATACCCCAACGGCTATGACATCGTTCACCTTAACAACAAAATTAGCCTCCTCAAGTATTTCCTTAGCCCTTTCAGGTTCAGGTACTATCATCCTCAAAATACCAAATTCAGAAGTATCAGCGATTGAAAGAGCCCTAATATTTATTTTAGCCATTGAAAGTATATTTAAAGCTTTCAATAATCGACCTTTTCGATTTTCAAGAAATATAGATATTTGTTTTAACTTCATACCATTTCCCTCTTTTTATATTTTAGATAAAATTACTTGAGCATCTTATTTCATATTCATTTATAACGGATATTTCTAGAAATTCCTTTTGTCAATAACTCTAACCGCTTTTCCTTCGCTTCTTGGGAGACTTTTTGGTTCAACGAGAGATATGTTAACGCGTAATCCTATTTCATTGTGGATCTTACTTTCAATATTCTTTTTTATCTCTTCAACATGTTTTACTTCATCTGAAAATAGTGCAGGTGATGTTTCAACCTGTACTTCAATCTCATCAAGATGATGTGGTCTTGTAACAATGATCTGGTACTGTGGTTCAAGTCCCTCAATTTTTAGAAGTGCCTTCTCAATCTGTGATGGGAAAACAATAACCCCTCTAATTTTGAGCATATCATCACTTCTACCGGTGATACGGTCCATTTTAACCTGTGTCCTACCACATTCACATATCCCCTTATTAAGAGCAGTTATATCCCTTGTACGGAATCTTATTACCGGCATTCCTTCCCTTGTCAAGGTTGTTAGAACTAGTTCACCAGTTTCACCAGTTGGTAATTGTTTCATTGTTTGTGAATCAATTATTTCAGGATAGAAATGATCTTCAAAAATATGTAGACCTGTTTTTACTGGACATTCCATTGCAACTCCAGGACCTATTATTTCTGTTAAACCGTAAATATTCTGAGCAGAAATATTCAACCTTTTTTCAAGTTTTTCCCTCATTTCTTCGGTCCACATCTCTGCACCAAAGCAACCTGCTTTGAGTTTGAGTTTTTCAGTATCTATACCCTCATTTTCAGCTACCTCTGCAAGATACAAACCATAGGATGGGGTGCATGTGAGCACTGTTGTATCGAAGTCTTGCATGATTTCAAGTTGTCTCATGGTGTTTCCAGCAGATATTGGTATAACAGTTGCCCCTATCTTGTGTCCACCATAGTGAACACCCATTCCTCCTGTAAAAAGCCCGTAACCATAACTATTCTGTATCCTATCATTTTTCCGAACCCCAGTCATTGTCAAGGCCCTTGCCATAACTTCTCCCCATAGATCAATATCGAATTCTGTGTAACCCGATACAGTTGGTTTTCCTGTTGTTCCCGATGTTGTATGGACCTCAATTATTTCATCTGTTGGAACAGCAAACATTCCAAATGGATATGCATCTCTTAGATCGGTTTTACTTGTGAAAGGAAGTTTTTCAATATCAGCAAGTGTCTCAATATCTTCAGGTTCAATTTTTAAATCATTAAAACGTTTATTATAATAAGGAACGTTTTCATAGGCCCGTTTTACAACTGCCTGTAATCTTTGAATCTGCAGTTCTTCAGTTTCATCTGCAGACATACATTCCGCCTCTTTATTCCAGATCATTATATCATCCCACCAATTTGATCATAAACAAATAAAATTAACTTCAAATTTAGTTTAATAATGGAACTAATTAAAGATTGTGATGTGGGACTCCTATCTAATTAATAACAATTTAATTTATAGAGTTAAAAATCATTTTAACCATGTTTTAGTTATATTTCTATTAAAACCAAGTTAAATCTCCAACATTTAACATTAATAGATTTATGAGAAAATTTTTTATGAATTAAACATCATATTATTGT
This sequence is a window from Methanobacterium sp. SMA-27. Protein-coding genes within it:
- a CDS encoding NAD(P)-dependent glycerol-1-phosphate dehydrogenase; amino-acid sequence: MDVRKIQLPREIHTGAGVIEETGTICKNLRLEGRVLVVTGPNTLKIAGEAVIDSLECEGYDVHNITIDSPSKESVLEVQNKIDGCSLVLGVGGGKVIDVAKLASTRSANNFISVPTAASHDGIASPRASIKNEVGTVSLKAEPPIGVIADTKIISKAPFRLLAAGCGDIVSNYTAILDWKLAHRLLNEDYSDSAAALSMMTAKMTIKSADAIKEGLTESAGLVVKALISSGIAISIANTSRPASGSEHKFSHALDIVAPKPALHGEQCGVGTIMMMYLHGGDWKFIRDTLKLIKAPTTAREMGIEPEYIIEALRIAHTIRKERYTILGDRGLTEEAAESLAEKTGVI
- the proS gene encoding proline--tRNA ligase gives rise to the protein MSEFSEWFHNILEEAEIIDTRYPVKGMHVWLPQGFKIRKHTLNILKEILDKDHEEVLFPLLIPEDELAKEAIHVKGFEEEVYWVTHGGLTELNEKLALRPTSETAMYPMFSLWVRNHSDLPMKYYQVVNTFRYETKHTRPLIRVREITTFKEAHTVHATAEETENQVQDAVKIYKQFFDKLGIPYTVSKRPEWDKFPGAEYTVAFDTIMPDGKTLQIGTVHNLGQTFAKTFDITYETATGEHEYVYQTCYGLSDRIIASVIGVHGDKAGLSLPPDIAPYQVVIVPIIFKKGGKEVIEFCKNLEEKLKLEANLRVYFDDRDIRAGKKYYEWEMRGIPLRIEVGPRDLQNKKVVTFRRDTQEKEIIDYDPSKISETINEIMDDVSLKMKDNSWEKLENNIRSVDSIEEAEDIMSKYGGIVTFDWCGDRECGKDIEEKVKVDILGVQLSEKDNSMCINCDKPSKHITLLAKTY
- the cofC gene encoding 2-phospho-L-lactate guanylyltransferase; protein product: MKKTTAIIPVSRFTHAKTRLSPTLTALERENLLKSMLMDVIGVLKERIDNVVVISSDEDVLNYVKGMGVISLIEKGETDLNGALMQAVEYCSEFSDQVLVVPSDVPLMKSEHVDNIIKMGEKYELVIAPAKGGGTNALLCPVKGMEMKFGKCSFFEHIKKAEAKNWPYAIYDSFYMSLDVNTAEDLGEIMLHGIDTETRKFLKSSGLEVRANHGKERLHIKRGTEK
- the thiD gene encoding bifunctional hydroxymethylpyrimidine kinase/phosphomethylpyrimidine kinase, whose product is MIAMSIAGYDPSGGAGILNDIKTFHALGVYGTAVITVLTAQNPRRVVGIESVSTDFIEKQLETILEDYPVKYAKTGMLYSKEIIKLVSDKVVEHDLNLVVDPVMIAGCGALLSRGDFADSIKKYLLPNTILTTPNIQEAEELSGINIHSIEDAVKAAEEIGKICDVIITGGHLNGCNVFFNGSIKVIEGEIIESKNTHGTGCSYSAAVTASLAKGCDILQSIEIAGEFVKNSVIKGEWGTLNQLYKFKSL
- a CDS encoding zinc ribbon domain-containing protein, encoding MVTNEEIKQMLDAKRKGIDIKKDKIKSENYKICPHCKTKNPEKALFCVHCGRKLDKNLDIQCPSCGIKNAKTAKFCVGCGETLKEEEKEISETTVIKDDEMKEKSSPIEDSKSSAKNIINKPESDELEKPIKAGVPSSVPEHNIISKTGLKKTCPSCNGKNLKNAKFCVVCGKKFDEEETESPVVENETVKELPSLTDNVNDSEQEINEKSSTQTPSSEIKVPENIIRLKNTRKTEEIDNEKNTNNIPDEIESKKSEQNTDIVDPVERIKKAKELLDIGAITSEEFENIKKKYIELI
- a CDS encoding ACT domain-containing protein: MKLKQISIFLENRKGRLLKALNILSMAKINIRALSIADTSEFGILRMIVPEPERAKEILEEANFVVKVNDVIAVGVSDEPGGLESILEALNKSNINIEYLYAFVEKKRDNAIVVIRTENIDDGIKALENGGITVLSSKEVYTI
- a CDS encoding phenylacetate--CoA ligase family protein translates to MIWNKEAECMSADETEELQIQRLQAVVKRAYENVPYYNKRFNDLKIEPEDIETLADIEKLPFTSKTDLRDAYPFGMFAVPTDEIIEVHTTSGTTGKPTVSGYTEFDIDLWGEVMARALTMTGVRKNDRIQNSYGYGLFTGGMGVHYGGHKIGATVIPISAGNTMRQLEIMQDFDTTVLTCTPSYGLYLAEVAENEGIDTEKLKLKAGCFGAEMWTEEMREKLEKRLNISAQNIYGLTEIIGPGVAMECPVKTGLHIFEDHFYPEIIDSQTMKQLPTGETGELVLTTLTREGMPVIRFRTRDITALNKGICECGRTQVKMDRITGRSDDMLKIRGVIVFPSQIEKALLKIEGLEPQYQIIVTRPHHLDEIEVQVETSPALFSDEVKHVEEIKKNIESKIHNEIGLRVNISLVEPKSLPRSEGKAVRVIDKRNF